GTTTCTTTCTGCCTTGGAACTCCGCAACATCGTAGAAAGCAGTTTTCTGCCGAAACGTTGTCAATGCACGCTCTCGCCGGACCTGAAAATGACCGTCAAGGTGTATTCGGACGGTGAAACCGATCAATTGGAACTACTGAAAACAGGCATCGATGCCAATTCGCTCAATGGATGTCGGGAAATAAAAGACCTGATCAATGAATTGCGCTCCGACATGGAGCATCAGGCCAACACCCAGACGCTGCACCCCGACAGGCAAGCGCTTTAACTCGCCGTCGTCACATTCCGGGTCTGGCAGTAACGCCAGACCCGCGCTCGTTGTTTCCGATCAATTCTGATAACTGCACGCATCGGACAGTTTGCGATACGTGATCTCTGCGGGTTTGCCTGCCGCATCGATGTACTTCATGTCCGCCGTGATGACTTTGCATTCCAGGGTAGAAGGTTCGGTCAGCGCAACCACCTTGGTGATGTGCAGCGGCATGCCGTATTCATAGGGCACCGCTTGCGAAGAAGCGGTGGTGTTGGCCTGGGCCAGCCCGGCAAACCCGGTGCAGGCGAGGGCGGCGGTAACCAGCAAAGTGCGCATGTTCATGAGCGATCTCCAGTGCAGACGGAAAGTCAGCTCGACGTAACGGGCGTCGAGCCTGCCGCACTGGGCGTCAGAAGAACCTGAGGGCGTGCGGTCCAGTAAAGTTTTGGACCGCAGCGTTAAGCGATGGTTAACCGGGCTGAAGGCCGTCTGTCGCGTGTAATGCTGTTCACTTAAGAAAATCTTCAGGCAGGCAAGAAACCTGTGGCGAGGGAATTTAGCGAAACGTCGCACCGCCCCGTTGGGTCGCGAAGCGGCCCCAGCATTCCGGCCAAAAGGTTTGGCGACTGCTTCGCAGCCGAACGGGGATGAATCCCCTCGCCACAAATGTGGGTGCCCGCGCTTGAGTGAACAACTTTACCCGTCCTGTAGGGATACCCTGTCAGGCGATTCGTTGGGGTAAGAATCGTTGATAGCTTCGGCTTCGTCCTACAAGGATGGATGCTTTGTCGACTTTCGGCTGATGGGGCGTTGCGATTACTGTTTGGGCTCGCTGCAAAATCAGCGAACAGGTTTGGTCACCTGATAACACTTGTGCATAGATGTGCGATCATTCGCGCCGCGGACTTTTGAGTCTTGCAGTGCGTTGCAATGGTGGCTGTGTGCAGGACGCCTTCGGGCGAGCCGTTTGAGTGTTACCGGTTGACCAAGCCTGTACACAGCCGCCTCCATCGTTTGGTCACGGTGCTGGCGATTACTAACTAATACTCGAGTAATTACCATGCCAACGATAAATCCTTTCCCCGATCGCTACCGTCCAATCAAAAGCAACGTCACCGTTTCATCCCCCTTGGTCATCGACACAGAAGCCAACCCCCAAGACATCCTCGAAGCCGCCCTCCAGCGCATCCGCGCCTCCAGTGATTTACTGGAAACGCTCCATATCCAATGTTTCAAGGATGGCGACGTGCAGGACATTCCGCACATCACCCACGCGCTTTATCTGCTGACGCAGGATGGTTGCGATTTGCTGAAGGTTGCGCAGCAACGAATGCTGAGTTGGAAGGCGCCTGCCTGACGTCGCACCTGCAAAATGAGCCTGCCTCCTGTGGGCAGGCTTTGAATCTAGATGTCCGACAGCGGCGTAGTCGAAGCAGTGAAGCTCCTGGCGTACTCAACCAGATCCTTGGGATAAACCATGTGATCAATTTTGCTGTCGTCTATGCCGTATAAAAAGGCAATGGCACCGGCCTCGATAGCCCAATATCCAACGTAGTTACCGTCCTCTCCTTGGAGATGGGTGTCGTGCCAAGGTGCTTGCTCGAAGGCTGAGTACCACTGTTCGCAATACTGCTGAAGCAGATTTGATGCCTTTTCTTTATCTTCGATGTAGATCGCCTGAACGAGAGGCGAATATACATCGTGATACCACTGGTCTACATCGTGTCTGTTAGGCAGTATTTTGCAAAGTAAATCTTCATATAACGTGTCGTCGCCCACATAGCCTGCATTGTCGATTAACCTTACGAATCGCTTAAGCAGATCAGCGCGATGTAATAGGGCGCAAAAGCCAATGACTTGTATGCACTCTTCATATTCGTGTGGCCAATCGTCTATGGAGAGTGGCGATATGTCAGGAGATTGTTCAGACTTTGCTAGTTTTGCCTGTCTGATTTCATACTTATCAACTAGGTCCTCAAGCAGAAAGGCTAGAGATGGTATTTCTTCTCCTGCGGTGTATGCCGCCAAAAGCTTGCGAAGAGCTAATCGTTGAAAAAATCTTGAGCGAAGTGTGGCCTCTCCCTCGGGGGAGTCGGATTTAAAAGTTTTAGTCGTGAAAAACTCAGTCGCCTCGTCATGTTCTTTTAAAAAGATTTCGTAACGGTTTTCACTAAAATATCGTTGTCTGGTTTTCATCGTTTCAAGCGTTGATCCATATAAATTGTGTTTCTCTCCTGCCGCAGCGGAGACCATCTGCGCGATGGGCGGCTTTCCGCCCATC
This DNA window, taken from Pseudomonas fluorescens NCIMB 11764, encodes the following:
- a CDS encoding PoNe immunity protein domain-containing protein, which gives rise to MKTRQRYFSENRYEIFLKEHDEATEFFTTKTFKSDSPEGEATLRSRFFQRLALRKLLAAYTAGEEIPSLAFLLEDLVDKYEIRQAKLAKSEQSPDISPLSIDDWPHEYEECIQVIGFCALLHRADLLKRFVRLIDNAGYVGDDTLYEDLLCKILPNRHDVDQWYHDVYSPLVQAIYIEDKEKASNLLQQYCEQWYSAFEQAPWHDTHLQGEDGNYVGYWAIEAGAIAFLYGIDDSKIDHMVYPKDLVEYARSFTASTTPLSDI
- a CDS encoding DUF2790 domain-containing protein; translation: MNMRTLLVTAALACTGFAGLAQANTTASSQAVPYEYGMPLHITKVVALTEPSTLECKVITADMKYIDAAGKPAEITYRKLSDACSYQN
- a CDS encoding DUF1652 domain-containing protein; this translates as MFLSALELRNIVESSFLPKRCQCTLSPDLKMTVKVYSDGETDQLELLKTGIDANSLNGCREIKDLINELRSDMEHQANTQTLHPDRQAL